The nucleotide sequence CGCTCCTCGTCGCTCACCTCGAGGGCCGACTTGTCGCTGGCGTCGTAGGGGAACCCACCGAAGGACCGCCGGGCCTTGCGGCGGATCCGGGCGTAGTCGGCCTTGATGGCGGCGTCCTGCTCGGGGGTCATGTGGTGGTTGCGGGCCGGCACCGTGTAGTTGGGCGTGCGCTGGAACACGTGCAGGTGGTCGGCCTGGGCGGCGATGACCGGGGCGGCCTGGATGCCCGTCGAGCCCGTCCCGATCTGGCCCACCCGCTTGCCGGTGAAGTCGACGCCGTCGTGGGGCCAGGCGGCGGTGTGGTACCAGTCCCCCTCGAAGCGGTCGAGGCCGGGGATGGCCGGGACGTTGGCCGCCGACAGGCACCCGACGGCGCTGACGACGAACCGGGCCGTGACGACGTCACCCCGTTCGGTCGTCAGCTCCCAGACGTCGGCGTCCTCTTGGAACACGGCGGAGGAGACGCGGGTCTCGAGCTGGATGTCGCGCCGGAGGTCGAAGCGGTCGGCGACGTGGTTGAGGTAGCTCAGGATCTCGGGCTGCTCGGGGTACTTGCTGCTCCACACCCACTCCTGCTGCAGCTCGTCGGAGAAGGAGTACGAGTAGTAGAAGCTCTCCGAGTCACAGCGGGCGCCGGGGTAGCGGTTCCAGTACCACGTGCCGCCGACGCCGTTCCCCGTCTCGTACACCCGGACCGAGAGTCCGAGCTCGTCGCGGAGGCGGTACAGGGCGTAGAGGCCTGCGAACCCCGCCCCGATCACCACGACGTCGAAGTCGGGTGCGGGATCGGTCGTCATACCCGGGTGATGCTACCGGTCAGCGCCCCGACCAGCGGGGGGCGCGCTTCTCCCCGAAGGCGGCCAGCCCTTCGCGCGCGTCCTCGGTCTGGCTGGTGATGCTGAGCATGGCGTGCAGGTGGCGCAGGGCGGGGCCGGCGGCCTGGTCCCACACCGTGTAGAAGCTGTCCCGCCCCAGGCGCATGACCACGGGCGACTTGTCCGCCAGTGCGCCGGCCAGCTCCGCCACCACGGCGTCGAGCTCCCCCGGCGGCACGACCCGGTTGACGAAGCCGATCTCCGCCGCCTCCCGGGCGTCGACCCGCCGGGCGGTCATCATCAGCTCCAGGGCCTTCTTCGGCGCCATCGAGCGGACGAGGGGCACGGTGATCATGTAGGGCCACAGCCCCACGTTCATCTCGGGCGTGCCGAACTGGGAGTCGTCGGAGGCGACCACCAGGTCGCACGCCAGGGCCAGCCCGAAGCCCCCGGCCAGGGCGTAACCCCGGACTCGGGCGATGGTGGGCTTGCCGAGGGCCCACAGCTCCTCGAACAGCCGGGCCATGTCCCCCCGGCTCTCGTGGCCGCCGAGGAAGCCCCCGTCCCCGCCGGTCAGGTCGGCGCCGGCCGAGAAGGCCCGGTCCCCGGCCCCGGTCAGCACCAGCACCCGGACGGCGGGGTCGGCCCCCGCCGCCGCCACCGCCCGCCGCAGCCCCGAGATCACCTCCGGCGAGAGGGAGTTGCGCTTCTCGGGCCGGTTGATGGTGGCGGTGGCCACGGCCCCGTCCACCGCGTAGAGGAGCTCGTCGGAGGCCCCGGTGGCGATGTCGGTCATCTCACCGGCGAAGGTACCGCCTGCCCCGATGGAAGGCTGGCCCCGTGGGCCCCTCCAGCGCCGCCGTCGTCTCCTACCGGCTCGGCGGCATCGACGGCGTCTCGGTCGAGGCGGCCAAGTGGGTCGGGGCCCTGCGCGCCCTCGGCCTGGCGGTGTGGACCGTCGCCGGGGAGGGGGACGCCGACCGGATCGTGCCCGGTCTCGGGCCCTGGACGGAGGAACGGCCCGACCGGCCCGCCCTGGCCGCCGCCCTGGCCGGGGCCGATGTGGTCGTGGCCGAGAACATCTGCTCGCTGCCGCTCAACCCGGCGGCGTCGGCCGCTGTGACCCGGGAGCTGGCGGGCCGGGCGGCGGTCCTGCACCACCACGACCTGCCGTGGCAGCGGGCCGGGATGGGGGACGCCGTGCCCGACGATCCGCACTGGGTCCACGTGGCCATCACCGACCTGTCCCGCCGCCAGCTCGAGGAGCGGGGGGTGGCGGCGGTGACGGTGCGGAACTGCTTTGCCCTCGAGGAGGGCGGGGACCGGGCCAGGGGGCGCGCCGAGGTGGGGGTGGCGGAGGAGACCCGCCTCGCTCTGCAGCCGACCCGGGCCCTGCGGCGCAAGGACGTGCCCGCCGGCGTCGAGGCCGCCCGGGGCCTGGGAGCCACCTACTGGCTGACCGGGCCGGCCGAGGAGGGCTACGGGCCCGAGCTGCAGGAGGTGCTGGCCGGCGCCCCCGTGCCCACGATCCACCGGGCGGCGCCGGTCATGGCCGACGCCTACGCCGCCGCCGACGCGGTGCTGCTGCCGTCGTCGTGGGAGGGCTTCGGCAACCCGGCGGTCGAGGCCTCGGTCCACCGCCGGCCGGTGGTGGTCGGGCCCTACCCCGTGGCCGACGAACTGCGCGCCCTCGGCTTCCGCTGGTTCTCCCTCGGCGAGGTCGGGGCCCTGCGGGAGTGGCTGGCCGATCCCGACCCCGGCCTGCTGGAGTACAACCGGGAGGCGGTGCGCCGCCACCTCGACCTGGCCGACCTACCGGGGAGGCTGGAGGAGGTGCTGGGCCGGCTCAGCCGT is from Acidimicrobiales bacterium and encodes:
- a CDS encoding glycosyltransferase, which translates into the protein MGPSSAAVVSYRLGGIDGVSVEAAKWVGALRALGLAVWTVAGEGDADRIVPGLGPWTEERPDRPALAAALAGADVVVAENICSLPLNPAASAAVTRELAGRAAVLHHHDLPWQRAGMGDAVPDDPHWVHVAITDLSRRQLEERGVAAVTVRNCFALEEGGDRARGRAEVGVAEETRLALQPTRALRRKDVPAGVEAARGLGATYWLTGPAEEGYGPELQEVLAGAPVPTIHRAAPVMADAYAAADAVLLPSSWEGFGNPAVEASVHRRPVVVGPYPVADELRALGFRWFSLGEVGALREWLADPDPGLLEYNREAVRRHLDLADLPGRLEEVLGRLSRRRGGRVRSGGTAGGSSARP
- a CDS encoding enoyl-CoA hydratase-related protein, which produces MTDIATGASDELLYAVDGAVATATINRPEKRNSLSPEVISGLRRAVAAAGADPAVRVLVLTGAGDRAFSAGADLTGGDGGFLGGHESRGDMARLFEELWALGKPTIARVRGYALAGGFGLALACDLVVASDDSQFGTPEMNVGLWPYMITVPLVRSMAPKKALELMMTARRVDAREAAEIGFVNRVVPPGELDAVVAELAGALADKSPVVMRLGRDSFYTVWDQAAGPALRHLHAMLSITSQTEDAREGLAAFGEKRAPRWSGR